In Sander vitreus isolate 19-12246 chromosome 12, sanVit1, whole genome shotgun sequence, the following proteins share a genomic window:
- the sdhc gene encoding succinate dehydrogenase cytochrome b560 subunit, mitochondrial, giving the protein MALLLRTLARQGVCLSRPCVAQSVFNRHAAPMGTTAKDEMNKFWAKNSKLNRPMSPHLTIYKWSVPMVMSITFRGTGVGLSGAISAFALAALVLPESYPYYLDLIHSLSVGPYLIGLAKFGLALPVSFHTYNGIRHLCWDLGKGFRIPEVYRTGYTVIGLSIITSLALAYL; this is encoded by the exons ATGGCGCTGCTTCTAAG GACGTTGGCCCGACAGGGTGTCTGTCTCTCCAGACCCTGTGTTGCCCAGAGTGTCTTCAATAGACA TGCTGCTCCAATGGGAACCACAGCTAAGGACGAGATGAACAAGTTTTGGGCCAAAAATTCCAAATTAAACAGACCCATGTCTCCTCATCTCACCATTTACAA gTGGTCTGTCCCCATGGTGATGTCCATCACATTCAGAGGAACTGGAGTGGGGCTCAGTGGAG ctATCTCAGCCTTTGCCTTGGCAGCGCTGGTATTACCGGAAAGTTACCCCTACTACCTGGACTTGATCCACTCGCTATCCGTCGGCCCCTATCTCATTGGGTTGGCCAAGTTCGGCCTCGCCCTCCCTGTGTCTTTCCACACCTATAATGGCATCCGCCACTTG tgttGGGACCTTGGCAAGGGCTTCAGAATCCCAGAGGTGTACCGCACCGGCTACACAGTTATTGGTCTGTCTATCATCACCTCCCTCGCACTGGCTTACCTCTGA